A genomic segment from Coturnix japonica isolate 7356 chromosome 26, Coturnix japonica 2.1, whole genome shotgun sequence encodes:
- the LAMB3 gene encoding laminin subunit beta-3: protein MMETCCQLWLWALFVLLACPQPQVAQSACSHGACYPPGGDILLGRGQHLMASSTCGLTKPETYCTPHGEWNMRCCKCDSRLPHARNGHRVTNMLSSAGRTRWWQSQSGMEHVYLQLDLDEKFQLSSIVLDFRSPLPAAMLIERSTDFGKTWEVYQYLASDCAAAFPHIPRGAPESWGDARCQPLQALNGHPMHGGKVKFSVRDLASTITTSYSQSVNKLGQFTNLRINFTQLPQVIHHSYRSPSSFYAVTEMQVLGSCFCNGHADRCIPSRDLQAMVHGRCECQHNTAGPNCGHCAPLYNDRPWAPAEDNDPHECQRCNCNGHSASCHFDPELFHASGGVSGGVCDDCQHNTEGNNCERCKTNYFRNQRQDLTHPEACQPCECDPDGTVPGSVCDPISGRCVCKENVQGERCHLCKPGFAQLAHANPLGCRRCACNVLGTRQNVPCDDETGSCSCLPNVVGTDCDQCAAGHWDMASGRGCQPCECNPSGSHSIHCNQFTGQCQCREGFTGRTCSAAQQEQVCPDRHFGDVRVGCTECNCDFQGTEDVGCDKSTGQCLCRPGVTGPRCDQCQRDHCSTYPSCEPCHPCFHAYDGDIQRLRLRLQQASLSNSTIGLPGGSQLGLRLSRAQGSVQQAQSILGHSSATEQGLAQLGSALTAIREQMQGINPNFQFLDVTASLSNELEALNSSLLTINAQYQSKKTQFETSRSTDLSGAFGTIRSAHQTSTNASSLAAAAATLLATSRESRRDAAGLEAAAATQSSKLLALRAQMASTPNLTPTVNKICGGFRAETCTPAQCEGSLCPQDGGMACGDGLSCRGARPLAGGALRVAGKAAGEMESLSARLRETAQLIKTTEASANQIQSNALRLIEQMSITRTQIEGDVRHAQQFIQQVRNFLSDKDMDPATIQEISEFVLSLRLPTDAAAVLRKMKEIQNLATKLQCPENILAQTAEDIAKAKQLQQEAEQARNRANAVEGNVEEVVGNLRQANTVLLEARGAIRGSGSSLRFIQERIEEIEAVLGPAEKNVGSVAAQLAVLAEGLPGLQQTAGQNRLRAGDAQQTAAAASEEANRAQQAFQQVKDMYAELKSRQGESPALGEQGSLVQSIDLEAKALFEETLNMMLRMEALETEIQESNRALVAKSARLSGLQEKVGRIRDAIHKRVTYYESCS from the exons ATGATGGAGACTTGCTGCCAGCTTTGGCTGTGGGCATTATTTGTCCTCCTGG CCTGCCCACAACCACAGGTAGCACAGTCAGCCTGCTCCCATGGGGCTTGCTACCCCCCTGGGGGGGACATCCTGCTGGGACGGGGTCAGCACCTGATGGCTTCCTCCACCTGTGGCCTCACCAAGCCTGAGACGTACTGCACACCACACGGAGAG TGGAACATGAGATGCTGTAAATGCGACTCCCGGCTGCCTCATGCCCGCAATGGGCACCGTGTGACCAACATGCTGTCCTCTGCCGGGCGCACGCGCTGGTGGCAATCCCAGAGTG GCATGGAGCATGTCTATTTGCAGCTGGATCTGGATGAGAAGttccagctcagcagcatcGTGCTGGACTTCAGG TCACCTCTGCCTGCTGCGATGCTGATTGAGCGCTCCACGGACTTTGGCAAGACATGGGAGGTGTACCAGTACCTGGCCTctgactgtgctgctgccttcccccaCATCCCTCGTGGTGCCCCTGAGAGCTGGGGTGATGCTCGGTGCCAGCCACTGCAAGCCTTAAATGGACACCCCATGCATGGGGGCAAG GTGAAATTCAGTGTCCGAGACCTGGCATCTACCATTACTACCTCGTACAGCCAGTCTGTCAATA AGCTGGGGCAGTTCACCAACTTGAGGATCAACTTCACGCAGCTCCCACAAGTCATACACCACAGCTACCGCTCGCCCAGCAGCTTCTATGCAGTGACAGAAATGCAGGTGCTGGGAAGCTGCTTCTGCAATGGCCACGCTGACCGCTGCATCCCTTCGAGGGACCTGCAGGCCATG GTGCACGGGCGCTGTGAATGCCAACACAACACTGCTGGCCCCAACTGTGGCCACTGTGCTCCTCTCTACAATGACCGTCCCTGGGCACCTGCGGAGGACAATGACCCCCACGAGTGCCAGC gGTGTAACTGCAACGGCCACTCGGCTTCCTGCCACTTCGACCCGGAGCTTTTCCATGCCAGCGGTGGGGTGAGCGGAGGTGTCTGTGATGACTGTCAGCACAACACGGAGGGGAACAACTGCGAGCGCTGCAAAACCAACTATTTCCGTAACCAGCGCCAGGATCTCACCCATCCTGAAGCCTGCCAGC CCTGTGAGTGTGACCCGGATGGCACAGTACCAGGCTCTGTCTGTGACCCGATCTCAGGGCGCTGTGTCTGCAAGGAGAATGTGCAGGGCGAGCGATGCCACCTCTGCAAGCCAGGCTTTGCCCAGCTGGCCCATGCCAACCCCCTGGGCTGCCGCA GATGTGCCTGCAACGTACTGGGAACACGACAGAATGTGCCCTGCGATGATGAGACGgggagctgctcctgcctgccCAACGTGGTGGGCACTGACTGTGACCAGTGTGCAGCTGGGCACTGGGACATGGCAAGTGGCCGGGGCTGCCAGCCCTGTGAGTGCAACCCCAGTGGTTCCCACAGCATCCACTGCAACCAG ttcaCAGGACAGTGCCAGTGCAGGGAAGGCTTCACGGGGAGGACgtgctctgctgcacagcaggagcaggtcTGCCCAGACAGGCACTTTGGAGACGTCAGGGTTGGCTGCACAG AGTGCAACTGTGACTTCCAGGGCACCGAGGACGTGGGATGTGACAAATCCACAGGCCAGTGCCTCTGCCGCCCAGGTGTCACCGGCCCCCGCTGTGACCAGTGCCAACGGGACCATTGCAGCACCTACCCCAGCTGTGAGCCGTGCCATCCCTGCTTCCACGCCTATGATGGTGACATCCAGCGGCTGCGGTTGCGCCTGCAGCAGGCCAGCCTGAGCAACTCCACTATAGGGCTGCCTGGGGGCTCCCAACTGGGTCTCCGGCTCTCACGGGCACAGGGCAGCgtgcagcaggcacagagcatcCTTGGTCACTCATCTGCTACTGAACAGGGCCTGGCCCAGCTGGGCAGTGCACTCACTGCCATCAG ggagcAAATGCAAGGCATTAATCCCAACTTTCAGTTTCTGGATGTGACTGCCTCTCTATCTAACGAGCTCGAAGCTCTCAACAGCAGCCTGCTTACCATCAATGCCCAATATCAGAGCAAGAAGACCCAGTTTGAAACCAGCCGCAGCACAGATCTGTCAG GAGCCTTTGGGACCATCCGATCTGCTCACCAGACATCCACCAACGCCagcagccttgctgctgctgctgccacactgCTGGCCACATCCAGGGAGAGCCGCAgggatgcagcagggctggaggcagcGGCTgccacacagagcagcaagTTGCTGGCCCTCAGGGCCCAGATGGCCTCGACTCCCAATCTGACTCCTACTGTGAATAAG ATCTGCGGTGGTTTCCGAGCAGAGACGTGCACCCCAGCACAGTGTGAGGGCTCTCTGTGCCCACAGGATGGTGGCATGGCCTGCGGGGATGGCCTCAGCTGCCGTGGTGCCAGGCCATTAGCTGGTGGGGCCCTGCGTGTagctgggaaagctgcaggGGAGATGGAGAGCCTGAGTGCACGGCTGAGGGAGACAGCACAGCTG ATTAAAACAACGGAGGCATCTGCTAATCAGATTCAGAGCAATGCCTTGCGGCTCATAGAACAGATGAGTATAACAAGAACTCAGATCGAAGGAGATGTCCGACATGCCCAGCAATTCATCCAGCAAGTTCGGAACTTCTTGTCAG ACAAAGACATGGACCCTGCAACAATCCAGGAAATCAGTGAGTTTGTTCTCTCTCTCCGTCTCCCCACGGATGCTGCTGCAGTCctgagaaaaatgaaggagataCAAAATTTGGCCACCAAGCTTCAGTGCCCAGAGAACATACTTGCCCAGACGGCTGAGGACATTGCCAAGgccaagcagctgcagcaggaggcagaacaGGCCAG GAACCGGGCGAATGCTGTGGAAGGCAACGTGGAAGAGGTTGTTGGGAATCTGAGACAGGCAAACACGGTGCTGCTGGAGGCCCGGGGGGCTATAAGGGGCTCAGGTTCTTCCCTTCGGTTCATTCAGGAGCGCATAGAGGAA ATTGAGGCAGTGCTTGGTCCAGCTGAGAAGAACGTGGGCTCGGTGGCAGcccagctggctgtgctggcagaagggctgcctgggctgcagcagacagcagggCAGAATCGGCTGCGGGCTGGCGATGCGCAGCAGACAGCGGCAGCAGCAAGCGAGGAGGCCAACAGGGCTCAGCAG GCTTTCCAACAAGTGAAAGATATGTATGCAGAGCTGAAGAGCAGGCAGGGGGAGAGCCCTGCACTGGGAGAACAGGGCAGCCTTGTGCAGAGCATAGACCTGGAGGCAAAAGCTCTCTTTGAGGAAACATTGAACATGATGCTCCGGATGGAAG CTTTGGAGACAGAAATTCAGGAAAGCAACAGAGCTCTGGTGGCCAAGTCAGCCAGGCTGTCAGGCCTTCAGGAGAAGGTGGGCAGGATCCGGGATGCCATCCATAAGCGAGTCACCTACTATGAGAGCTGCTCCTGA
- the CAMK1G gene encoding calcium/calmodulin-dependent protein kinase type 1G, whose amino-acid sequence MGRKEEDDSSSWKKQTSNIRKTFIFMEALGSGAFSEVFLVKQRSTGKLFALKCIKKSPLTRDSSLENEIAVLKKIKHENIVTLEDIYESTTHFYLVMQLVSGGELFDRILERGVYTEKDASVVIHQVLTAVKYLHENGIVHRDLKPENLLYLTPEENSKIMITDFGLSKMEQNGIMSTACGTPGYVAPEVLAQKPYSKAVDCWSIGVITYILLCGYPPFYEETESKLFEKIKEGYYEFESPFWDDISDSAKDFIRHLLEKNPDTRFSCEEALRHPWINGNTALHRDIYPSVSAQIQKNFAKSKWRQAFNAAAVVHHMRKLHMNGHAAAGSTHPVIQGSEASRPSTPNAMQPAMPSKDEDISLPQVPCPTPPALLEQSTGMREDKLQNPTVNNGLPDNQSPPARSCGCSPVCTGHERAKASFCSETVLLKKPAKSHHFKSEVLVPMKTGKHSSHCGTGQTGVCLIM is encoded by the exons ATGGGTCGCAAGGAAGAGGatgacagcagctcctggaagaAACAGACGAGCAATATCAGaaagacattcattttcatgGAGGCACTGGGATC AGGTGCATTCTCGGAAGTTTTCTTGGTGAAACAAAGAAGCACTGGGAAGCTCTTTGCTCTGAAGTGCATCAAGAAGTCCCCACTCACAAGGGACAGCAGCTTGGAGAACGAGATAGCAGTGCTGAAAAA AATAAAGCATGAAAACATTGTGACTTTGGAAGATATTTATGAGAGCACAACCCACTTCTACCTGGTGATGCAGCT GGTGTCGGGCGGAGAGCTGTTCGACAGGATCTTGGAACGAGGGGTCTACACTGAGAAAGATGCCAGCGTGGTGATCCACCAGGTGCTGACAGCAGTGAAATACCTCCATGAAAATGGGATCGTCCACCGTGACCTGAAG CCTGAAAACCTCCTTTACCTCACTCCCGAGGAGAACTCCAAAATCATGATTACAGACTTTGGCTTGTCCAAGATGGAGCAGAACGGCATCATGTCCACAGCCTGCGGCACGCCGGGATATGTCG ctcctgaagTCCTCGCCCAGAAACCGTACAGCAAAGCCGTGGACTGCTGGTCCATCGGAGTCATCACCTACATCCT GCTGTGTGGGTACCCCCCTTTCTACGAAGAGACCGAGTCGAAGCTGTTTGAAAAGATCAAGGAAGGCTACTATGAGTTTGAATCTCCCTTTTGGGATGACATCTCCGATTCAG CCAAGGATTTCATCAGGCACTTACTGGAGAAGAACCCGGACACGAGGTTTTCCTGTGAAGAAGCCCTACGACACCCATG GATTAATGGAAATACAGCCCTTCACCGTGACATATACCCATCTGTCAGCGCTCAGATACAGAAAAACTTTGCAAAGAGCAAATGGAGG caAGCCTTCaatgctgcagctgtggtgCACCACATGAGGAAGCTACACATGAATGGCCAcgctgcagctggcagcactcaCCCTGTTATACAAGGCTCCGAGGCATCCAGACCCAGCACACCCAACGCCATGCAGCCAGCAATGCCCAGCAAGGATGAGGACATATCACTGCCCCAGGTCCCCTGTCCaactcctcctgctctgctggagcaaAGCACAGGAATGAGAGAGGACAAGCTGCAAAACCCCACTGTGAATAATGGATTGCCAGACAACCAGAGCCCACCAGCCAGATCGTGTGGCTGCAGCCCAGTGTGCACAGGGCATGAGAGAGCCAAGGCATCCTTCTGCTCCGAGACGGTGCTCCTTAAAAAGCCTGCAAAATCCCA CCATTTCAAATCAGAAGTTCTCGTTCCAATGAAGACAGGTAAGCATTCATCCCACTGTGGCACTGGGCAAACTGGAGTTTGTTTGATCATGTGA
- the G0S2 gene encoding G0/G1 switch protein 2 has product METMHELIPFAKEMLSQKPNRKMVKLYMLGSVLAFFGVVIGLVEAVCSPFTSEGRIEEEEEKRPNPSREPALPQKREDLVLEQSKKSSVVQRGMVTRQHAS; this is encoded by the coding sequence ATGGAAACCATGCATGAGCTGATCCCCTTCGCCAAAGAGATGCTCAGCCAGAAGCCCAACAGGAAGATGGTGAAGCTGTACATGCTGGGCAGCGTGCTGGCGTTCTTTGGTGTGGTCATCGGGCTGGTGGAGGCAGTGTGCAGCCCTTTCACTTCTGAAGGGAGGatagaggaggaggaggagaagagacCGAACCCATCTCGAGAGCCAGCGCTTCCTCAGAAACGGGAGGATTTGGTGTTGGAGCAGAGCAAGAAGTCATCAGTGGTGCAGAGGGGGATGGTGACCAGGCAGCATGCATCCTAA